TAATACATACTCGCTAGTCTTCGTATAGCGATGACGTTTGCGGGTGTTTTTTTCCGCTGCCGTGATCGAATATACACATCTACACACCAACACTTATACCGTGATCACCGGCCTTTGTACAATGGTAGCTCTGTCGTCATCAAAGATATTCACTCCGTCCATGATCACTACGGAGACTCATAAGACTGATTCCCTGGAAAGGAGTGTGACTTATCATTTATAAGTTAAGTGGGCCACAGGATATAAGACGTACATCACAAGATTGATGGTGATCGTAAAATCTTCCTTAGTTTGATCATGTTTCTATGTTTCACTTGTCTTGTACACGTATTACATTTCTGGCTAATATTCTTTTTATTACTTGCGATTGTCAAATAGTTCGAAATTCGTCATATGCTCCGATCGTTTCCTCCCTTCCAAGCAAAATTCAAGAAAATGTTCCGAATATTGGAACACGATCGTCTGAAGTAATATGTTCATGTTATATATGTAGCAGTTTATACTGATATGAAAGTACGGAATAATGATCTATTGACTATTACAGGCAGTATCGTACTCGAAATGATCCGATCTTGGTATACGTGTTTTTCCGTATATAGCTTTTACTTTTGAGGGGAGATGTACGCATAGTCATAGTTCATACCAACCACACCGAAAACCCTTGATCTAcatccacatacatgtattaaaacgTAAAATGTACGCAAACCCTCGTATACTGTTGAGTTTCGTCTGTTCATCGACAGATGGTATTTGTGTTTAGTCAAATATCTAAAGGCAACACCCATATcatgtattcatatacatggTAGCAGGACGTGGAATGAGGAAACAAAACTGGTTAATTTATTAAATACAGGGCAGAGtttaaactgcaaaacattgtAGAGAAAATGGTGTACATTTATAACATTAGTGATCATTAATGTTTCACAAAAACCTTCACTCACCTTAGAATTTTCTTGATATTACGTCGGTTTCGGAATCTGTGTACAAGCTTTAGTGAAGGCGGTGATGATGGTGAAGGTGGTGATGACACGTCGTACGGTACTATCGCTATGGAGTTTTAAGCGTCAGTGACTCTCAAGTAAACATCCACGTGGCAAAGCTAAACTTAGTATTTACCAGTAGTGTAGTTGCTCAGTGTGTGACATATAATATGTGTCCAGCGAGTAGACAACGGTTCCTTGTTCATATGTAACAACTTAGGGGTGCCAGATACAACGATCAAATAAAACGAGGGTACGGATGACGTGGCCGGTCAAGTAAGGAAGAACTTATCTGTGTTACATTCCGtcgacacacatgtacagtacagatattGATGGGCGACATTCAATGCATGATCTAAACGCGCCAAGTATTTCTAGTATTCTAAAAGATCACACAGCCGAGTATTACATAATAACTTATAaacattaccatggaaacggGACTATACCAGTCTGTTTCTTGACCCAGTAAAGATAAGATAGTAATTGGCCCTGAGGCCCTGAGTTTGACTGCTCTATGCTACCAGTAATTACATAATGGAAAGTGTGCGAGGCTTTGCGTTATTTTACGCGTTTTTTTATTTTAGGAGAGCCCGCACACAACGAGAAAACGTGAATGACAGGTACGTACTGCGTGACTTTCAGGTGACGAAGTAGGCGACGAAACCAGCAGGAAAACAGACGTGAAACAAAAGGACACAAATATAGAAAAATtaagaaattaaaaattaaaaattaatgaagagtaaataatgatataaaaatataagCTCCGATATCACTGGAAATGAAATTAATATGCAGTCAAATGTCCTTTGTAATTGATACATCGAAAATTTAGGATCATTATTATCATCCAGCGCTTTGTCATGTTTGTAGTTTTACACGGTCTTGTTTGTAATCAGCAAGCCATACCATACGGAACGATTGTTCAAATGTGTTTTAGTTAAATAGCTATCTATCaacatatgttttatgtatgtatgtatgtatgtatgtatgtatgtatgtatgtatgtatgtatgtatgtatgtatgtatgtatgtatgtatgtatggttttatgtatgtatgtatgtgtgtatgtatgtatgtatgtatgtatgtatgtatgtatgtatgtatgtatgtatgtatgtatgtatgtatgtatgtatgtatgtatgtatgtatgtatgtatgtatgtaatgatagtatgtatgtatgtatgtatgtatgtatgtatgtatgtatgtatgtatatgtatgtatgtatgtatgtatgtatgtatgtatgtatgtatgtatgtatgtatgtatgtatgtatgtatgtatgtacacgtatgtatgtatgtatgtatgtatgtatgtatgtgtgtgtgtgtatgtatgtatgtgtgtatgtatgtatgtatgtatgtatgtatgtatgtatgtatgtatgtatgtatgtatgtattatgtatgtatgtatgtatgtgtatgagttAATGTAAAAGGCGACCCTACCCTAAATTCCACTTTCTAAAATAtgcttcccccccccctccccggaccgatttgtaaaaagtgacgtACCTACCCCGTAATTCTTTTACATTaactcatacacatacatacatacatacatacatacatacatacatacatacatacatacatacatacatacatacatacatacatacatacatacatacatacacacacacacacatacatacatacatacatacatacatacatacgtgtacatacatacatacatacatacatacatacatacatacacatacatacatacatacatacatacatacatacatacatacatacatacgtgtacatacatacatacatacatacatacatgcatacatacatacatacatacatacatacatacatacatacatacatatacatacatacatacatacatacatacatacatacatactatcattacaaacatacatacatacatacatacatacatacatacatacatacatacatacatacatacatacatacatacatgcatacatgcatacatgcatgcatacagacagacagacagacagacagacagacagacagacagacagacagacgatgGAATACAGTGACGGAGGGGAAAGGAAGGGTTTATTAGGCCCTGTGACATTCTTTGAACACCGGGTTTCTCATCTAATAGTACATATTTTCTCCATTGAGTTTTAGAATGATCTCACCATCCTGTTGCTAGGCGAAACTGGAAATGTCGATTTTCAATGACTCAAGAGGCGCGGTtgacatttgcataatcatgATTTTGATTATTCTGACGTCAATCATTTCTGGAAACGAGGTTGTACACAAAACGCTCAATCACATGtgaacattttcacaaattttcatACATTTCCTATAAATTAAATGACTTCACACattcaaaatgattacaatggGGAGTCTGACCAATTATAATTTAATTTGCACCATGTTTTCTGTCATTTCTAACTTAATTGCCGCGTTGTCCGCCATCTTGTTATCACCCGTCAATCATGGCTCTATCGCGAGGCATGATCGCTGTTATCAAATGTAACCAATCGTGATTAGTATTTCTCAAAAGCGAAATCATGATTGCGATCgataaatcataattttgattaTGTAAACCAGACACTCCCCAGCCAATCGGATGGGCTAGCGCCTCGGGTAAATCTTTCTCATTATAAACATAACGGAATATCAGTGAAAAATAAAGATAGATACAGTGGTTATTGTGAGAACCGTTTTAATGACAATACGTTTGATGTATAGTTCTATAACGTAACATTTTCAACAGAAATTgtcatatatcaaattacagctgTTTCTTCAATGATTATCCTGGATACAGAATTCCAGCCGGTATAAGCATCTCCCAGTGGCATACCATTATTACAACTACCAACACGAAACTCGACATCTACCCCACCAGCTGGAATACCAAAGCAAAAGCCTtccactgaaaaaaaaagacaaaaaatatttcTAGGTCGTAATTGTTAAGTAATTGTTGTAGAGGACACTATACAGTGTAATTTTAACAATTGTATTATGAGACTaagtattttgtgattttgtaaaGACGTCGACGCAAGCAATGGCAAAATATACTGTGGAGAGATGTCTTCCAAACTGatatttcatatatgaaaacgtctgtatgtatgtatgtatgtatgtatgtatgtatgtatgtatgtatgtatgtatgtatgtatgtatgtatgtatgtgtgtatgtgtgtgtgtgtgcgtgcgtgcgtgcgtgcgtgcgtgcgtgcatgcatgcatgcatgcatgtatgtatgtatgtatgtatgtatgtatgtgtgtatgtacgtacgtacgtgtgtgcatgcgtgcgtgcgtgcgtgcgtgtgtgtgtgtgtgtgtacgtgtgtgtgtgtgtgtgtgtgtgtgtgtgtgtgtgtgtgtgtgtgtgtgtgtgtgtgtgtgtgtttacgtCCGTCCGTAGGTATGGCAGTATGTCCATGCATGACGGTGAGTCAGTGAATTTGTGAAAGCAAGCAGACTGATTTGCTTTTTACATACCTGATGCAATACGATGTACATCGCGAGTACCATGTGTATGGATAGTTGACTCTATGGGTAAGGGATTACTACACTCCACTCCATCAAATGTAAAGTACCATCTTGCACAGGAAGCAGCGGTGGATCCGGAACGTAAACGAATATTACCATTGAACGTGACACGTAGGGCTGTACCAGATAACTTCTTGTCGAAACTACAGTCCTGGAATACAATATAGTATCATAATTACTGTATTTGAACAACTCAGTGGTTATCTGAAGTTGGCTGGAGAAATCGTGTGTTTCATTAAACCATGCATGTATTAGGAGACTACCAGTCAGCTGGCTAGCACCACAGTGACGGTttgggtatacatgtatctcagcCCActaactagactgtcgacagtcgctcgcgccttttttcccctacgttttatctaaactccgatccggctcaacactagtctaatcgcaaactgatatcgagggccgttCCTCGAccactcgggccttcggccctcgatatcagtttgcgattatactagtgtggcgccggatcggagtttggataaaacgtagggaaaaaaaggcgcgagcgactgtcgacagtctacccACTAACGAACAGACTGGAAACGCATATTGCGTATACGCTCACCCTTCAAGTATGCCTTTTGTTTTAAACTCTCTCCGAAAACTGTCGAACGAACTGCAAAACGACACTTCGGGTCTTTACGTTTTTTTTGCAAATGACTCGAACAGTTTCTATCGGaaaatgtcaaaggttattagTAAGTGTAGTCTATGACCACGGGAAGCGAAGACCGTCACACAGTCAGAATTCTAGTCTGTATTTTAAGTGGTCTGATTTATATGAATATACGGTTATGTGGATTAGCATAGAATCCACACCATGTAGAACGTTTATCATTTTTCGCTCTACCTgagataacacacacacacacacacacacacacacacacacacacacacacacacacacacacacacacacacacacacacacacacacacacacacacacacatatatatatatatatatatatatatatatatatatatatatatatatatatatatatatatatatatatagttttggtagtactggaactctttcctGGTTGTAAcacggagtttcacgcattgtgcgatcatcagacaactgctgGTTTCttctctctgggtgtgctgtttatatagagtgcagacaatagaaatatcatcactattgtctgggttggtgttgtgtgtgtgtggaggttTTAGTTGTTactgtgtgagttattgggtgcggacaagtaggtgttggcgggttgttacatgttgggctttgatgttccgttagttaacgggtttagtttaggtgatagatgctctattgaagttggacaaataaaacttattctcgtgtcagcatttggatatcaactcagttcttttgtttagtgtggagttttTGTCGGACTATGTCTGTCggactatgtctgtctgtccgtccgtccgtccgtgcgtctctctctctctctctctctctctctctctctctctctctctctctctctctctctctctctctctctctctctctctctctctctctctctctctctctctctctctctctctctctctcttgtttaAATAATTTCAGTTCGTTTGAGGAACCCTAGGTTGTTTGAAGTCTCAaagtgggtgggggtggggaggcTGCGAAAAAATTGGCCAAAATATTTCTCCTCGAGTAAATTCTGCTAATTCTCTGTATAAATAGTGTATTTATGTTTACACTATGCAGTTAGGCCAAGGAAGTTGCTGCCACTATACGTGTCACGACACTTTAATTATCTGGTCATAGGTAGCAATTAAGGACTGGGTACTTGTAAATTTAAAGTGTCTTGTGACCATTGAGCTGAGTTGCtaaaaatgaatgtaataatGATGGGGATCTATAAGTTGTATTCGAAATGACGGTTTGTTcagaatgcaaataaatatCGTCGTCATAAACCTGCCCCTTTGTCCTATTTATGGTAACATTTTTGTTAGGGGTAAATTATTTAATTTCGTGGGGGGGGGACTGGAGGATTTTcggaaaaaaaattgtcgaCGGCTGTAGTAAAAAGAATTTGCTGACCAACTcaagacatattttttttccaggTTTATGACCTTAAAAACTAAAAACTGCTGTGCTGCAATTAGTGCAGAAACCagctacaaatgtcaaattcccagTTACGTGTATATGTCTCCCTCTACTGGCAACACCGGCAATTAAACTGTTTAAGAGCCGACGTAAAGCGTCTAGTGTTTTACGACGATATAGGAGGGAGTCAGTTAAGCGCCGCCGTAAATCGACTCCTCGTTTTACAACGATTACTCAAACATGATATTAAACTGTGATCACCTAAAAAAATAAGATTTGATCGAGAATGTATTGACCACTTCTCCACTTAAGACAAAATAAGTCAACAAGAAATGAATCGCTCATTTCAACCAACAAAAGTTACATCGAAGTTAATTAGCTTGAGTCTTTTGCCGACAAAGTTAGGTCACTCCTTACAATCCAACCGTTGATGGCGCTCCTCCTTAGTTCCATACATGTGTGAGGTAGGAAAATTATGATAAAGCCACTGACGACTACGTGTGTAATACAAATGGTGACGTCCACGGACGTCTAGTTTATCGCATTTACGTCAATCCAGATAAATTCACGTAATTGTCTAAAAGGAAATCCACTGTTTGTCGATATTAACACGTTATATACTTTAAAACACAGCTctgaatattacaatattgttaAACGTATCGTTAATGCCAACGGTATTACATGTCACTCATCAGTCCGTACGTTGGGTTGAATACGATCGGTTTGATATAGGACTGAGGGGTTAGACAGTCTTTGAATACCGCGGTTTGTCACATTTAGCTTACTTCGTGCCTTCATTGAGATTTTATAATGATCTCACCATCCTATAGCCTAGCTAGGTCAACATGGAAATTTCTCTATGAATCAGAGGCGCAGTTAATTTGTACGATTATGGTTTtgattaatctgacgtcatttctgGAAACGAGGTTGTCGGAGTAAAGCCACTGAGTCACTATCATGATTACTTATTTACATGtgaacattttcacaaattttcacaaatttccTATCAATTAAATGATTTCTCATTGTCAAAATGATTCCAATGGGGAGTCTGAccaattataatttattttcaccatgttTTCTGCCATTTCTAACTTGGAATTGCCGCATCAGATCACACCCTCAATGATATTACGTTGTCCGAATTCTTGTTTAACATGTCAATCATGGTTCGAGGCATGATTACTGTGATCaaccaatcatgattgtgattggtatttATCAAACGCGAAATCCTGATTGTGATCGATAAGTCATAATTTTATGATTGTGAAAATCGATGCGCCTCAGGTAAATCTCTCTAATTAAACATAACGGAATATGAAAgagaaactttaaaaaaatcaaaccaATGACGGTGGATGGAGTCTTGTGAGCCGTTTTAATGATAATACGTAGGTTTGATGTATAGTTCTATAACTATTACATAACACTTTCAACAGAAATTGTAATATACCAAATTAATGGAATACATGATCACTGCTCAAACAATCTCTGAAGTAGTGCACAACGccctctatatatatatataggtttagTTTTCACTCATAGCAATTTCTTCAACGATCACTCTGGATACAGAAGCCCAGCCGGTATAAGCATCTCCCATTGCATGACCAGTGGAACAGGTACCAACACGAAACTCCACATCTACCCTACCAGCTGGAATACCAAAGCATATCCCTtccactgaaaaaaaaagacaaaatatatttgtagGTCGTAATTGTTAAGAAATTGTTGTAGAGGACACTATACAGTGTAAATTTAACAATCACATTACGAGATtagtatatatttgtaatttgtgattTTGTAAAGACATCGAAACAAGCAATGGCAAAATATACTGTGTAGAGATGTCTTCCAAACTGATACTGTAAActtatttcatatattaaaaCGTCTGTCTGTTATGAaaacgtctgtctgtctgtctgtctgtctgttagcaTTCGTAatattatgcatgtatgtatgtatgtatgtatgtatgtatgtatgtatgtacgtatgtacgtatgtacgtatgtatgtatgtatgtatgtatgtacgtacgtacgtatgtatgtatgtacgtatgtacgtatgtatgtatgtatgtatgtatgtatgtatgtatgtatgtatgtccgtatACGTCCGTACGTATGTCGTTTCCGTAAGTATGGCAGTATGCGCATGCATAATGGTGAGTCAGCGAATATATGTTTGAAAGCAAGCAGACCGATTTGTTTTTTACATACCGGATGTACTACGATGTATATTGACACCAGTGTGTGTATGGATAACTGAATCTATGGCAAATGGTTTAAGACACTCCACGCCATCAAATGTAAAGTACCATCGTACACAGGAACCACTGGAGGAAAGTGAACGGAGATTACCATTCCATGTGACACGTATGGCTGTATCTTCTGACTTCTTGTCGAAAATACAGTCCTGGAATACATAAATAGTGTCATAATTACTGAATTTGAACTACTCGGTGGTTATCTGGAGTTGACCGGAGAATTAAATTTTAAACCATATAGACCCTACAttacgtgtagggtctatgattcttTCTAAACAATTCAGCTAGCTATCACCACAGTGACGTACggtttaaataaatgaatgtacGTCATGTGGATTAACATCAAATCCATACTGTACAACGTTTATAAATTTTCGCTCTACCTTAGATATAGTCTATGTTTTAAAATctcttttgaaatgttttgagaataCTAGCTGTATGCTCTTAATTGAATGCTGTCTTTCAAGTTCATTGAAACCGCGGCGTGGTTTCATACAGAAAATTCAGGATTAGCTTAAATATTTTGGAATAATGTCTTTTCCCCCAAGGTTGTTATAACCATGTTATTCAATTGAAATGGAACGGTTTTACCTTCACAGCaaatagatatagaattattttattttttaatttgtcataTTCTTACCTTTATAATCACGTTTTCACGCCCATCATTTAGGTTGTTCCAGGCACATTGTTTGATATTGACTGTCGGGACTGTTACAGGGCCTGGTTTTGCCGCGCCTCCCGATTCAGCACATTCTCCCTTGTCACCTTTTAGCCCATCACGTCCTGGACTACCAGGAATACCAGGTACTCCAGGAATACCAGCTGGTCCAGCTAAACAGCATAACGGCTGTAAGTATGATAAAGTATGTGCATATATTATCTCTAGTTTTTCACTATGTTATAAGCATTTCATGCAATAAAATAACTGTGACAAAAAATAACTAACTAATATGTCACACAACACGTGTACCGCTATAGTCAAGAAAACCGAGCgattatttcaaatgttatatCACGATCGATTACAAAAAAAAGCTGTCATTCGCCGCAGAGAGAGAAATCCGAGTCGTAGACCTACAAGAGatccaaaataaaaatgtgatacGGTTTAGATTACTAAAAACAGTCTAGCTACATAACAACAATATCAAGACATGTCTTCTCACCTCATCAACTTCAGCAACAGCGTCTATGCAATCAATTCTCCCCAGTGTTAGTAGAAGTACgaacacatacacgtacatgaaAACCATTGTTGCTTCTCTTCTGTGGTAACGGTAAAAATCGTTCAGTTGCTGAAGAGTTGTCAGGATTTACGGAGGGGGCTCATGTGGGACACTTTTTAATGTGTGTCGCTATACCGGGGGAGTCACATTCTTTCAATACAGTAACTGCTTTTTGTCAATTCTTGTCTGTCCATTCATTGCCGTAAACTAGAAATGCATGACACGATAATTCATATTGATAGGTATTGATTCAGAAATGAGCACAAGGGAAATGCCAAATTTTCTCAGTGCACAGTATGTATTCCATCTCACGTCAAAGTAGTTTGTAAAATGAAAGGATGTAAAGAACAACATGGTGCAATTATTatgactacactacactacactacactacactacactacactacactactatAATGGGGATATTTTGGGACTTTAATATGTTGAGGTTTCAAACGCGTGCCAAATTATGTCCTAGGTCTACAACGTGCGTGCAatatatcaaaacaaacaaacaaacaaacaaacaaacacacacacacacacacacacacacacacagtcacacatacatacatacatacatacatacatacatacatacatacatacatacatacatacgtacatacgtacatacgtacgtacgtacgtacgtacatacatacatacatacatacacacacacacacacacacacacacacacagtgggTTTGACAAGCCTTTCGATTTTAGTGGAGATCCGATTCTGGATCCTGATTTCAGTCACAGTGAATatgactattttttttatatgtaaaaCTATTATATTACTAACAACAGAAATTGAGCTCCAATCTGTGGCGCCGCCTTCCTTCAGTTTATGGTCTCAGTGTATAGAGATGGGTGAAGATTTTGCTATCTTTCCAAAAAACTGCTCAGTGTTAATTGGTGGAGGTAATATGCGCTCTACCTCCGACACAGAATATTATAGCAGCGTACCCCCCCGATGTAAATAGAAATGCTGACCAAAACCCTCGTTATTTACAATACTGTTAAAGTGATCGGTCATAATTC
This Glandiceps talaboti chromosome 13, keGlaTala1.1, whole genome shotgun sequence DNA region includes the following protein-coding sequences:
- the LOC144444830 gene encoding collagen triple helix repeat-containing protein 1-like; the protein is MRETPCYNQERVPDCSFDKKLSGTALRVTFNGNIRLRSGSTAASCARWYFTFDGVECSNPLPIESTIHTHGTRDVHRIASVEGFCFGIPAGGVDVEFRVGSCNNGMPLGDAYTGWNSVSRIIIEETAVI
- the LOC144444504 gene encoding collagen triple helix repeat-containing protein 1-like; the encoded protein is MVFMYVYVFVLLLTLGRIDCIDAVAEVDEPLCCLAGPAGIPGVPGIPGSPGRDGLKGDKGECAESGGAAKPGPVTVPTVNIKQCAWNNLNDGRENVIIKDCIFDKKSEDTAIRVTWNGNLRSLSSSGSCVRWYFTFDGVECLKPFAIDSVIHTHTGVNIHRSTSVEGICFGIPAGRVDVEFRVGTCSTGHAMGDAYTGWASVSRVIVEEIAMSEN